In a single window of the Acinetobacter sp. CS-2 genome:
- the iscX gene encoding Fe-S cluster assembly protein IscX, with translation MGLRWTDTIDIAIELSEAHPDVDPQWIRFTDLHAWVCALPDFSDDPTKSTEGLLEGIQMAWIDEVR, from the coding sequence ATGGGTTTGCGTTGGACAGATACTATTGATATTGCGATTGAGCTTTCTGAAGCACATCCGGATGTTGATCCGCAATGGATTCGTTTTACCGATTTGCATGCCTGGGTATGCGCGTTACCAGACTTTAGCGATGACCCAACCAAATCGACTGAAGGTTTGCTGGAAGGAATTCAAATGGCCTGGATTGATGAAGTGCGTTAA
- the rlmN gene encoding 23S rRNA (adenine(2503)-C(2))-methyltransferase RlmN, translating to MSTEVVATSAISDAQQPSPSAPTQQNSVEKVNLLGMSRPQMEKFFEDMGEKKFRAGQVMKWIHQFFVTDFAEMTNISGKLREKLEKICEIKAPEVVHKNYSKDGTRKWVFRVGDGDGSLVETVLIPAEDKTGSRKTLCISSQVGCALDCSFCSTGKQGFQRDLSQAEIIGQLWMANYSYMEDVPVAERERSVTNVVMMGMGEPLLNYDAVLNSMRIMLDDFAYGMSKRRVTLSTSGVVPKIDQLAQDIDVALAISLHATNDELRNELVPINKKYPLEQLIAACQRYIAKDGNESSRKHVTIEYVMLDGVNDHPEHAQQMIKLLKNLPSKINLIPFNPFPHAPYGRSSRNRIISFQKTLSDAGFVCTIRQTRGDDIDAACGQLVGQVADRTRRAEQWKKKVAQQNEILRTQG from the coding sequence ATGAGTACTGAAGTAGTCGCTACATCAGCAATTTCTGATGCACAGCAACCATCTCCATCCGCTCCGACGCAGCAAAATTCTGTGGAAAAAGTGAACTTACTTGGCATGTCACGTCCGCAAATGGAAAAATTCTTCGAAGATATGGGAGAAAAGAAATTCCGTGCCGGGCAGGTGATGAAATGGATTCACCAATTTTTCGTAACAGATTTTGCTGAAATGACCAATATTTCCGGCAAACTGCGTGAAAAATTGGAAAAGATTTGTGAAATTAAAGCCCCGGAAGTGGTGCATAAAAACTATTCTAAAGACGGTACCCGTAAGTGGGTGTTCCGTGTCGGGGATGGAGATGGTTCTCTGGTTGAAACCGTGCTGATTCCGGCAGAAGACAAAACCGGTTCACGTAAAACCTTGTGTATTTCTTCACAGGTCGGCTGTGCACTGGACTGTTCATTCTGTTCTACCGGCAAACAGGGTTTCCAGCGTGATTTAAGCCAGGCTGAGATCATTGGTCAGCTGTGGATGGCAAATTATTCCTATATGGAAGATGTGCCTGTGGCAGAGCGTGAGCGTTCTGTGACCAATGTGGTGATGATGGGCATGGGTGAGCCATTATTGAACTACGATGCCGTGCTGAATTCAATGCGTATCATGCTCGATGATTTTGCATATGGCATGTCTAAACGCCGTGTGACCTTGTCGACTTCGGGCGTGGTGCCAAAAATTGACCAGTTGGCGCAAGATATTGATGTCGCCTTGGCGATTTCATTGCATGCCACCAATGATGAGCTGCGTAACGAGCTGGTGCCGATCAATAAAAAATATCCTTTAGAGCAGTTGATTGCAGCCTGTCAGCGCTATATTGCCAAAGATGGTAATGAAAGTTCACGTAAACACGTGACCATTGAATATGTGATGCTGGATGGCGTAAATGACCATCCTGAACATGCTCAGCAAATGATTAAGCTGCTTAAAAATTTACCCAGCAAAATTAACCTGATTCCATTTAATCCGTTCCCGCATGCACCCTATGGGCGTTCCAGCCGTAACCGGATTATTTCTTTCCAAAAAACTTTGTCTGATGCCGGTTTTGTGTGTACGATTCGTCAGACGCGTGGTGATGATATTGATGCCGCGTGTGGACAGTTGGTTGGACAAGTGGCTGACCGTACCCGTCGTGCGGAACAGTGGAAAAAGAAAGTGGCGCAGCAGAATGAGATTCTGCGCACTCAAGGATAA
- a CDS encoding fimbria/pilus outer membrane usher protein, whose product MQKIILFLPCIFLNIVLPIQRVNAEENNVFFSNVWLNGIDKNIETLVFEEDKKIYIECQSLNALELKGDYFPVHPIKKEFCLVSLNPALAEIDTHVQSVKLTVPAEYFQAKEIDQEKLIMPNRAALGAFLNYDLFYEQTSQDDQFNSLAELGVFKDYWLFQNSTLIRNLTENELALAPEEVKQEKIVRLRSAFDLDFPDKFLSLTVGDTTTISNPFVNSVRYGGLSFGTNFTDRPDYIYWNMPTLKGSAVLPSTVDLYINGVSISQQRITPGNYTLQPGALIQQSGDAQVVVEDILGNKTVQSFPVYINNKLLKPELNEYNISLGKIRYNYDLQSNDYREFFSNIYFRRGISNLTTLGFNATYSEEVKNLGLLWTQAISKYALLDAFIAGSDSNDGSGYSVGGSISRTVNNIYLGFSGQYSTDNYKTLGYSNEVLIPKYDYIFYFSMYDLPIINNFNLNYLERIYYENDNFNISDSRILNLSISKMLRSNLSFSISGFKEFAGDKNSGAYLSLNYSLGNNKNAYFSHSTDNETRVQFVKASPAQTGFDYVLGANQRRGNLAYQAAGLLKSNVGDLRVQLDQSDEYENNQVIYRGAIVWLGGKVALTKSVDNAFALVKVQDSPDIDVARSLSPVGSTNKNGYVFVHNIIPYVPYDISFDQNQLAIEDAFDYSSQKMIGLNQRGYILDFPVYHTQQVILRLLDQNNQQMPRTSEVYINGEESQYFPVDAQGRVYLYGLKPNKYRFLAKAKGGETCQGTFEVSNQNQKTLEQSVMDVICR is encoded by the coding sequence ATGCAAAAAATCATATTGTTTTTGCCATGTATATTTTTAAACATAGTCCTACCTATTCAGCGGGTAAATGCAGAGGAGAACAATGTTTTTTTTAGTAACGTCTGGTTAAATGGTATAGATAAAAATATAGAAACATTAGTATTTGAAGAAGATAAAAAAATATATATAGAGTGCCAATCTTTAAATGCTTTAGAGTTGAAAGGAGATTATTTTCCTGTCCATCCCATAAAAAAAGAGTTTTGTTTGGTTTCACTGAACCCAGCTCTTGCTGAAATAGATACACATGTACAGTCAGTAAAACTAACAGTACCCGCAGAGTATTTTCAAGCTAAAGAAATAGATCAAGAAAAATTGATTATGCCTAATAGGGCAGCTTTGGGTGCTTTTTTAAATTATGATCTTTTTTATGAGCAGACTTCACAGGATGACCAATTTAATTCATTAGCAGAATTAGGGGTGTTTAAAGATTATTGGTTATTTCAAAATTCTACGCTTATACGAAATTTAACTGAGAATGAACTGGCTCTGGCACCAGAAGAGGTAAAACAAGAAAAAATAGTTCGTCTAAGGTCCGCTTTTGATCTAGATTTTCCTGATAAGTTTTTAAGTTTAACCGTGGGTGATACCACCACTATTTCCAACCCCTTCGTTAATTCAGTACGTTATGGTGGTTTAAGTTTTGGAACAAATTTTACAGATCGGCCTGACTATATTTATTGGAATATGCCGACTTTAAAAGGAAGCGCTGTTTTACCCTCAACTGTGGATTTATATATTAATGGGGTGAGTATTTCTCAACAAAGAATTACTCCGGGGAATTATACTTTACAGCCTGGTGCATTGATTCAACAATCTGGAGATGCTCAGGTAGTGGTAGAAGATATTTTGGGTAATAAAACAGTCCAGAGTTTTCCTGTATATATTAATAATAAACTGCTTAAACCTGAGTTAAATGAATATAATATTTCTTTAGGTAAGATTAGATATAACTATGATCTTCAAAGTAATGATTATAGGGAATTTTTTTCTAATATCTATTTTAGGCGGGGGATAAGTAATTTAACTACCCTTGGGTTTAATGCTACATATAGTGAAGAAGTAAAGAATCTTGGTTTATTATGGACTCAAGCGATTAGTAAATATGCATTATTAGACGCTTTTATTGCAGGAAGTGATAGTAATGATGGATCTGGCTATTCGGTAGGTGGCTCGATTAGTCGTACTGTAAATAATATTTACTTGGGTTTTAGTGGGCAGTATTCCACTGATAATTATAAAACTTTGGGCTATAGCAATGAAGTACTTATTCCAAAATATGATTATATTTTTTATTTCAGTATGTATGATTTGCCAATAATAAATAATTTTAATTTAAATTATTTAGAACGAATTTATTATGAAAATGATAATTTTAATATTTCAGATAGCCGTATATTAAATCTAAGCATTTCTAAAATGCTGCGTTCAAATCTTTCATTCAGTATTTCAGGTTTTAAAGAGTTTGCTGGTGATAAAAATTCTGGTGCATATTTATCTTTAAACTATAGCTTAGGTAATAACAAGAATGCTTACTTCTCACATTCAACAGATAATGAAACAAGGGTGCAATTTGTTAAAGCATCTCCAGCACAAACTGGGTTTGATTATGTTTTGGGGGCAAATCAGCGTCGTGGAAATTTAGCTTATCAAGCTGCGGGTTTATTAAAATCAAATGTAGGTGATTTACGTGTTCAATTGGACCAATCTGATGAATATGAAAATAATCAGGTGATTTATCGCGGGGCTATTGTCTGGTTGGGTGGAAAAGTAGCATTAACAAAATCTGTTGATAATGCATTCGCTTTAGTTAAAGTTCAGGATTCTCCAGACATTGATGTTGCAAGGTCATTATCTCCTGTAGGAAGCACCAATAAAAATGGCTATGTGTTTGTACATAATATTATTCCTTATGTGCCCTATGATATTTCGTTTGACCAAAATCAGTTAGCAATTGAAGATGCTTTTGATTATTCGAGCCAAAAAATGATTGGCTTAAATCAACGGGGCTATATTCTAGATTTTCCTGTATATCATACCCAACAAGTCATTTTGCGTTTATTGGATCAAAATAATCAACAGATGCCTCGTACAAGCGAAGTATATATCAATGGTGAAGAGAGCCAGTATTTCCCTGTGGATGCCCAGGGTAGGGTGTATTTATATGGATTAAAACCGAATAAATATCGGTTTTTAGCGAAAGCCAAGGGTGGCGAGACATGTCAGGGTACTTTTGAGGTGTCAAATCAGAACCAAAAAACGCTAGAGCAGTCAGTTATGGATGTTATTTGTCGCTAG
- the ndk gene encoding nucleoside-diphosphate kinase has translation MAIERTLSIVKPDAVAKNHIGDIFARFEKAGLQIVATKMKHLTQAEAEGFYAEHKERGFFGDLVAFMTSGPVVVSVLEGENAVLAHREILGATNPKEAAPGTIRADFAVSIDENAAHGSDSVASADREINYFFAQTEIAPRTR, from the coding sequence ATGGCTATTGAACGTACTTTATCTATCGTTAAACCAGACGCAGTTGCTAAAAACCACATCGGCGACATCTTTGCTCGTTTCGAAAAAGCTGGTCTTCAAATCGTTGCAACTAAAATGAAACACTTGACTCAAGCTGAAGCTGAAGGCTTCTATGCTGAGCACAAAGAACGTGGTTTCTTTGGTGATTTAGTTGCGTTCATGACTTCTGGTCCAGTTGTTGTTTCAGTTCTTGAAGGCGAAAACGCAGTTCTTGCTCACCGTGAAATCCTTGGCGCAACTAACCCTAAAGAAGCTGCTCCTGGTACAATCCGTGCAGACTTCGCTGTAAGCATCGATGAAAACGCTGCTCACGGTTCTGACTCTGTAGCATCTGCTGACCGCGAAATTAACTATTTCTTCGCGCAAACTGAGATTGCTCCACGTACTCGTTAA
- the istB gene encoding IS21-like element helper ATPase IstB: MLKKSVKDKLEQLKLKGFLRSAESSLDQMISQEASIEEFLDYCLDAELNDRINRRIERLFSQAKFRYPNARLEHIDYAAERQIKKADIHRYASCEWINDGRGLIISGSTGVGKSWLACAFGAEACHRSYSTMYFNAISLFDEIANAITLGEIKDFKKKVCTAKLLIIDDFGLGGFNQSLAPAFLEIIDKQSQSGGLLITSQVPKKLWFEQFQDPTIADAVMDRILHRSYELEILGRSYREKIFSQK, translated from the coding sequence ATGCTTAAAAAGTCAGTAAAAGATAAGCTGGAACAGCTTAAGCTCAAAGGTTTTCTTCGATCAGCAGAAAGCTCACTGGATCAAATGATCAGTCAGGAGGCAAGTATTGAAGAGTTCTTAGATTATTGTCTAGATGCTGAATTGAATGATCGAATAAATCGGAGAATTGAACGGTTATTTTCTCAAGCCAAATTCCGATATCCAAATGCAAGATTAGAACATATCGACTATGCAGCGGAACGGCAAATTAAAAAAGCAGATATTCATCGCTATGCGAGCTGTGAATGGATTAATGATGGTCGCGGACTTATTATTTCAGGCTCAACGGGTGTAGGAAAATCATGGCTAGCTTGCGCTTTTGGAGCAGAGGCTTGTCATCGCAGTTACAGCACGATGTATTTTAATGCGATTAGCTTATTTGATGAAATTGCCAATGCAATCACTTTAGGTGAAATCAAAGACTTCAAGAAAAAAGTATGTACTGCAAAATTGCTTATTATTGATGATTTTGGTTTAGGTGGATTTAATCAATCATTAGCACCAGCTTTTCTTGAAATTATCGATAAGCAATCTCAGAGCGGTGGACTTTTAATTACAAGCCAAGTTCCTAAAAAATTATGGTTTGAGCAGTTTCAAGATCCTACCATTGCAGATGCAGTCATGGATCGGATTTTACATAGATCTTATGAACTTGAGATTTTAGGCCGGTCGTACAGAGAGAAAATCTTTTCTCAAAAATAA
- a CDS encoding helix-turn-helix domain-containing protein, with protein sequence MEVNPNSPQSNGSSVVPTALGNVQRPGEYLRQVRIAQKRELSEVVKDLNIPIKTLTALEQDDYKALPEATFIKGYYRTYAKYLKVDASSIIQRFDEIYQNDTGLLPNHALNNSPIKIMGKLPGSNRDRNKKWLKRILLALVALVVIAAVVMAIQNWSSSKDAQSPEAAPAESDVQVLNLDNSTVVSGDQLELEFSQPTSVHIVDSTGKVLATGRQASTLKLNGETPFQIRLDDAAAVTLKLNNENIALSPYTVNGKADFRLSR encoded by the coding sequence ATGGAAGTAAATCCTAATTCACCGCAATCGAATGGTTCAAGCGTAGTACCCACTGCGTTAGGAAATGTTCAGCGTCCAGGCGAGTACTTACGTCAAGTTCGAATTGCACAAAAGCGTGAATTAAGTGAAGTTGTCAAAGATTTAAATATCCCTATAAAGACTTTGACTGCTTTAGAACAAGATGATTATAAGGCTTTGCCAGAAGCTACCTTTATTAAGGGTTATTATCGTACCTATGCGAAGTACCTGAAGGTGGATGCAAGTTCTATCATTCAACGTTTTGATGAAATTTATCAAAATGATACAGGATTGTTGCCCAATCATGCCTTAAACAATTCACCAATTAAAATCATGGGTAAGCTACCGGGTTCTAATCGTGATCGTAACAAGAAATGGTTAAAACGTATTCTACTTGCTTTGGTGGCATTGGTTGTCATCGCTGCTGTTGTGATGGCGATACAAAACTGGTCATCCAGCAAAGATGCCCAGAGCCCTGAAGCAGCACCTGCCGAATCCGATGTGCAGGTGCTGAATCTGGATAACTCGACTGTGGTTTCGGGCGACCAGCTTGAGTTAGAGTTTAGCCAGCCAACTTCTGTGCATATTGTAGATTCAACGGGTAAAGTGTTGGCAACAGGCCGTCAGGCATCTACCTTGAAGCTGAATGGTGAAACCCCTTTCCAGATTCGTCTGGATGATGCAGCAGCGGTAACGTTGAAGTTAAACAATGAAAATATTGCATTGTCACCTTATACCGTCAACGGAAAAGCAGATTTCCGTTTGTCACGTTAA
- a CDS encoding phosphatase PAP2 family protein yields the protein MDLKKAKITMLDLDLKGCLYLNNFSHSHTVAHFFKIISRFGNGLFWFIMLASLWVLEGVFYIVQVLYLLVSGSIGTVIYKILKQKTVRPRPYQVHQVIRLQEPPLDHFSFPSGHTLHAVMASTVMGYIQPMLLILMLPFTILVAISRMVLGLHYPSDVLVGALIGVVIAGGIIESAPFFNIML from the coding sequence ATGGATTTAAAAAAAGCAAAAATAACGATGTTGGATCTGGATTTAAAAGGTTGCTTGTATTTGAATAATTTTTCACATTCACATACGGTAGCCCACTTTTTTAAAATAATCAGCCGTTTTGGCAATGGTTTGTTCTGGTTCATTATGCTGGCCAGTCTATGGGTGCTGGAAGGGGTATTTTATATTGTACAAGTGTTATATCTGCTGGTTAGCGGATCTATAGGTACCGTAATTTATAAAATCTTAAAACAAAAAACGGTACGTCCTCGACCTTATCAAGTACATCAGGTGATTCGATTGCAAGAACCGCCGCTCGACCATTTCAGTTTTCCTTCTGGTCATACCCTGCATGCTGTCATGGCCAGTACGGTCATGGGTTATATTCAGCCCATGCTATTGATTTTGATGTTGCCTTTTACCATTCTGGTGGCGATATCGCGGATGGTATTGGGGCTACATTATCCGAGTGACGTGCTGGTAGGCGCATTGATTGGTGTCGTGATTGCCGGTGGCATTATTGAGAGTGCGCCTTTTTTTAATATCATGTTATAA
- the pilW gene encoding type IV pilus biogenesis/stability protein PilW: protein MSAIFVAGCQTPATIGKKDPEKAVKVRTQLAAEYIKSGDLDSAKRTLDQALEVDSRDSTANMMMGVLLQQEGSKISMDKAESYFKRAISADPKNAQARNNYGTYLYQIERYNDALEQLNVAGTTLGYEQRYRALENAGRIYLKQGDMVNAEKTFKQALQVNRDSYVSMLELSEIFYLKQQTAAATQLYEQFVRSVGQKNQGARALWIGIRIARANSDPMGTQVLVNQLRALFPESPEYQRYLQLQYSTEAVWK, encoded by the coding sequence ATGTCCGCGATTTTTGTTGCCGGGTGTCAGACACCAGCAACAATCGGGAAAAAAGATCCTGAGAAGGCAGTGAAAGTTCGCACTCAATTGGCGGCAGAATATATTAAGTCGGGTGACCTGGATTCAGCAAAACGTACTTTGGATCAGGCACTGGAAGTAGATTCACGTGATTCAACAGCAAATATGATGATGGGGGTTTTACTGCAACAAGAGGGCAGTAAAATCAGCATGGACAAAGCAGAGAGCTATTTTAAGCGCGCAATTTCTGCTGATCCGAAAAATGCACAAGCGCGTAACAACTACGGTACTTATTTGTATCAAATTGAGCGTTATAATGACGCGCTTGAACAACTCAATGTGGCCGGAACTACGTTGGGCTATGAACAACGCTACAGAGCATTGGAAAATGCGGGACGGATTTATTTAAAGCAAGGCGATATGGTGAATGCTGAAAAAACATTCAAACAGGCTCTGCAAGTAAATCGTGACTCTTATGTTTCAATGTTAGAGTTGTCAGAAATTTTTTATCTCAAACAGCAGACCGCCGCTGCAACACAATTGTATGAACAGTTTGTGCGCAGTGTCGGTCAAAAGAATCAAGGTGCGCGTGCGCTTTGGATTGGTATCCGAATTGCGCGGGCAAATAGCGACCCAATGGGAACACAGGTGCTTGTCAATCAGTTGCGCGCGCTTTTCCCCGAGAGTCCGGAATACCAACGTTATCTGCAATTACAGTACAGTACTGAGGCCGTATGGAAGTAA
- a CDS encoding molecular chaperone produces the protein MNKLFSMFAISIVLACSQTIYAGLKITPIQLYISDVKKQRSATVTLDYSDSDQAKIFEVSAVKWGQNAEGEDVLEPDNSVVINPKNFVLQPNSKQIVRVGFTQMQAPKKEETWRIIFNEIAPTVKESKVNFLFNISVPLFVGVQEKVKLNFNPVYNGSQLSLNVKNNTNTHVQIKKITILDDKKKEVAVTTDMKYLLNNQQQKFNFGEIKLGDFNKYKLIIETDRSELPMEFNLSG, from the coding sequence ATGAATAAGTTATTTTCGATGTTCGCTATTTCTATTGTGTTGGCATGTTCACAGACAATTTATGCAGGACTAAAAATTACGCCTATTCAACTATATATATCGGATGTTAAAAAACAGCGTAGTGCTACCGTTACATTAGATTATAGTGACTCTGATCAAGCTAAAATATTTGAAGTTTCTGCCGTTAAATGGGGACAAAATGCAGAAGGGGAAGATGTTCTAGAGCCTGATAATTCCGTAGTGATTAATCCTAAAAACTTTGTATTACAACCCAATAGTAAGCAGATTGTTCGGGTAGGGTTTACTCAAATGCAAGCCCCAAAAAAAGAAGAAACTTGGCGAATCATTTTTAATGAAATTGCACCTACTGTAAAAGAGTCAAAAGTTAATTTCCTGTTTAATATTTCTGTCCCACTATTCGTAGGGGTACAAGAAAAAGTGAAGCTAAATTTTAACCCGGTATATAATGGATCACAGCTTTCATTAAATGTGAAAAATAATACCAATACACATGTTCAAATTAAAAAAATAACCATTCTAGATGACAAGAAAAAAGAAGTTGCAGTCACTACAGATATGAAATATTTACTTAATAATCAGCAACAAAAATTTAATTTTGGTGAGATTAAGTTGGGGGATTTCAATAAATATAAGTTAATTATTGAAACAGATAGAAGTGAATTGCCGATGGAATTTAATTTGTCAGGGTGA
- the ispG gene encoding flavodoxin-dependent (E)-4-hydroxy-3-methylbut-2-enyl-diphosphate synthase produces the protein MIENPIKRRPTRKIRVGSVYVGGDAPISIQSMTNTETCDVAATVAQIQRCVDAGADIMRVSVPSMEAAAAFGEIRKQVNVPLVADIHFDYKIALAVADAGADCLRINPGNIGSEAKIREVVAAAKHHDISMRIGVNAGSLEKDIQKKYGEPTGQALLESAMRHIDILDRLDFHEFKVSVKASNVFLTMDAYRLLSQQIDNPLHLGVTEAGIYRTGSVKSAIALGGLLMEGIGDTMRISLAAEPEEEIKIGFDILKSLGLRSNGINFIACPSCSRQEFNVIKVMQALEERLEDIRTPMDVSVIGCKVNGPGEAKEADIGVVGASPRSLVYRNGEKSHLIDTNQLVDEIESMVRQRVSELEEAKSKEIIRTGFSE, from the coding sequence ATGATTGAAAATCCGATTAAGCGCCGTCCCACTCGTAAAATTCGTGTCGGTTCTGTGTATGTAGGTGGTGATGCTCCAATCAGCATCCAGAGTATGACCAATACCGAAACCTGTGATGTTGCTGCAACTGTTGCACAAATTCAGCGTTGTGTGGATGCTGGTGCCGATATCATGCGTGTTTCCGTACCTAGTATGGAAGCAGCGGCAGCATTCGGTGAAATTCGTAAGCAGGTGAATGTTCCGCTGGTGGCTGACATTCACTTCGACTATAAAATTGCTTTAGCAGTGGCGGATGCGGGTGCAGACTGTTTACGGATTAATCCGGGCAATATTGGCTCGGAAGCAAAAATTCGTGAAGTGGTGGCTGCGGCGAAACATCATGACATTTCTATGCGGATCGGGGTGAATGCCGGTTCACTGGAAAAAGATATCCAGAAAAAATATGGCGAACCAACCGGTCAGGCACTGCTTGAATCGGCCATGCGTCATATCGATATTTTAGACCGCTTAGACTTCCATGAGTTTAAAGTGTCGGTGAAAGCTTCGAACGTATTCCTGACTATGGATGCATATCGTCTTTTATCTCAACAGATTGATAATCCACTGCATTTAGGCGTGACCGAAGCGGGTATCTACCGTACCGGTTCAGTGAAGTCGGCGATTGCTTTAGGTGGTCTACTGATGGAAGGCATTGGCGATACCATGCGTATTTCGCTGGCGGCCGAGCCTGAAGAAGAAATCAAGATCGGTTTTGATATTTTAAAATCACTGGGTCTTCGTTCTAACGGCATTAACTTCATTGCCTGCCCAAGCTGTTCACGCCAGGAATTTAACGTGATTAAAGTGATGCAGGCACTGGAAGAACGTCTGGAAGATATTCGTACTCCAATGGATGTATCCGTGATTGGCTGTAAAGTGAATGGTCCGGGTGAAGCCAAAGAAGCCGATATTGGCGTAGTAGGTGCAAGTCCGCGTTCACTGGTGTATCGTAATGGCGAGAAAAGCCATTTAATCGATACCAATCAATTGGTTGATGAAATCGAATCTATGGTTCGTCAACGTGTTTCCGAGCTTGAAGAAGCTAAATCCAAAGAGATTATTCGCACAGGTTTTTCTGAGTAG
- a CDS encoding glycosyltransferase family 4 protein, whose amino-acid sequence MANLYASNLLRQQNFPENFQFYFKKNKQDRIFDDTATLNGLIRPRLKIAIVTETWSPEINGVALSLLQLCKGLQKQGHKILLIRPEQKQLCDQFSPNQQCLVKAQAIPQYPSLQFGWPQFLKVSQALDQFAPNVVHIVTEGPLGLSVLQAAKTKGIPVSSAFHSPFQEFSRYFDLAFLIKPIQRYLRWFHNNTQLTCIPSKDTEYILREFGICCPLVVVGRGVDVTHFSPQHYSSILRQQWQATPSTQVMLYVGRLSPEKEIDVLVQAYLSMKKNNPDIKLVVVGDGPERGRLETLCQGHNVIFTGNLSGQKLAQAYASANVFVFASQVETFGNVVLEAMASGLPVIAYNYACAHLHVKHGLTGWLSSLGDKTGFMQSIYRLPSNQQLKHMGLEARKAVQHIGWQYPVQQFEQALYTVAMETAMTS is encoded by the coding sequence ATGGCAAATTTGTATGCGAGCAACCTGCTAAGACAACAAAATTTTCCAGAAAATTTCCAATTTTATTTTAAAAAAAATAAGCAAGACCGCATTTTTGATGATACAGCGACACTCAATGGGTTAATTCGCCCACGGCTGAAAATTGCCATTGTGACAGAAACCTGGTCTCCGGAAATTAATGGCGTGGCACTGTCTCTATTGCAACTCTGCAAGGGTTTGCAGAAACAGGGCCATAAAATTTTACTGATTCGGCCGGAACAAAAGCAGCTGTGTGATCAATTTTCGCCAAATCAGCAGTGTTTAGTCAAAGCCCAGGCTATTCCTCAATATCCAAGCTTGCAATTTGGTTGGCCACAATTTTTAAAAGTCTCTCAGGCATTGGATCAGTTTGCACCAAATGTTGTGCATATTGTTACAGAAGGACCATTGGGATTAAGCGTTTTGCAGGCAGCGAAGACAAAGGGCATACCTGTTTCAAGTGCTTTCCATTCACCTTTTCAAGAATTTAGTCGCTATTTCGATTTAGCCTTTTTAATTAAGCCCATTCAGCGTTATTTACGTTGGTTTCATAACAATACACAACTGACCTGTATTCCCAGTAAAGATACGGAATATATTTTAAGAGAATTTGGCATTTGTTGTCCTTTGGTTGTGGTGGGGCGTGGCGTGGATGTTACGCATTTTTCACCCCAACATTACTCCAGCATTTTACGTCAACAATGGCAGGCAACACCGAGTACTCAGGTCATGCTTTATGTGGGACGGTTGTCACCTGAAAAGGAGATAGATGTTCTGGTTCAAGCCTATCTCTCCATGAAGAAAAATAACCCGGATATCAAACTGGTGGTTGTTGGGGATGGTCCGGAGCGTGGTCGTCTCGAAACATTATGTCAAGGACATAATGTTATTTTTACAGGAAATTTATCAGGTCAGAAACTTGCCCAAGCTTATGCAAGTGCAAATGTTTTCGTATTTGCCAGTCAGGTTGAAACCTTTGGCAATGTGGTGCTGGAGGCCATGGCAAGCGGTTTGCCAGTGATTGCCTATAATTATGCCTGTGCACATTTGCATGTTAAACACGGCTTGACAGGTTGGTTGAGTTCTTTGGGTGATAAGACAGGTTTTATGCAGTCAATTTATCGCTTGCCGAGCAATCAGCAATTGAAACATATGGGACTGGAAGCTCGAAAGGCCGTGCAACATATAGGTTGGCAATATCCAGTGCAACAGTTTGAGCAAGCACTGTATACGGTAGCGATGGAGACAGCAATGACATCCTAA